From the genome of Solanum lycopersicum chromosome 12, SLM_r2.1:
TACTAATTATAGGGATCATTAAAATTGGCCAGACTTTCCCATCGATTTTAGTCAAAGTACCCAAAATACGTTGACCAAATTGGACACGGAACCACCCTACACCCATGTCGTGTTGACACGGGTGCGGCACCAAAAGTGCAGAGTCTGAGCAGCTTAGGTTTGAATCATGCCCCCTTAGATCAGGCCTGACCAGTTTTTCTTTGGTTCAAATGCGTCAAAATTCCTTTGATAATGCTTGTCAGCAAGAAATGAATCTAGGGCCTTTATCTGATTTGAATTTTGATGCCATGTTAAAAGCGACCACATCATTTGATCTGTTGCAGCGGCCAGTGAGAACATGCTTGTTTTGGTGCAAACattatgttgaaaaaatataactttccaGCTCTTAAAGATGTAATCTATTGGTAAACAGCCACGCGGTGAATACTAATTGCTCTTATTGAATTCGATGATGGTCATttaactcttttttcttttaggcTTCATTTCTCCTATTTGTTTGATGGAGTAATGACACAACCTGTTTTTCTCTATGTACTGATATGagttttttgtatttcattctGTATCTTGAGTTACCTTGAATTATTGAAACTACACATCAAGTGAATGCATGAATATGTGATTACTTTGGTCAGTTGGTGTCAGCTATCCAATGGTGTATTcactttttttagaaaattttggTTAGGTAACAGAAGGGACAGATACATCCGCTGCACAAGCAAGGAAAGGCAAAGACATACAAGGTATCCCGTGGGAGAGATTGAATATAACAAGGCAAAGTTACAGATTGACAAGGCTCGAACAATACAGGAATTATGAGAACATACCTTTGTCTGGAGATGCTGTAGATAAGGTATGTAGCTTcatcatttatttctttaaggATTTTAATTCAGTGTTTCCAAAGTATAGTTATAAACTTTGCGGTTCTTCTATGTTATATTGCTTTTTCAGGAATGCAAACAGGTGAAGAAAGGTGGCAACTTCTATGACTTCTTTTACAATACAAGATTAGTAAAGCCTACCATACTTCATTTTCAGGTATGCATTTATTTTGTAGAGTATGCAAATAGTCTGAGTCCAGCTGCGAATTTCCACCTATTAATGAACCCTTTCGTATCACCTCCGGTTTTGGAGGAGGACTAAATGGATCATGAAGTTGTAAATCAATTAATTAGAGAGAAATTCGGAGCTGCTATTTCTTGCAGCTGGGTTAACTTTTACCtgtgttgctcggactctttaGAAATGTTGTTGGGGGTGTGTTAGATCCTCCAAAAGTAAGTGCATTTTTTGAGGATCACACACGGGTACAACAGTATTCTTGGAGAGGTAATGTAATATAGATTTTTACATATGCTTTGCTGAGCCTACCCCATGTTTCAGCCATTCTTGTTAACTTGCTTCTTCTAGATGCAATTTCTCCTCTGTGGGACGTTGAATGATGGAGGTATACCCAAGAACTGCAAAATCCTCCCTGCTGTATCTCTCCACCCTATGTTGTACTCATCTTCTGGAATAAAGACCAAGGATTTTCCGTCTCCTAACCAATCTTCATTCCTCACGAAATGCTGTAACTATTTAAATTATGCTCCTGACAAAGCTGGGCCCTTTCTATTTACAAAAACGGGGTCTATTAACATTTTCATTAATATCTAACAATTCGAAGGATTTCCTCCTCAACAGTATAATGAATAGCTTAGTGTCTTTATATCCTTCAAATTCCCAGTAAGTATACTATCATCCTAAAAATGGGAGCATACTCTATCAATTTTAGCTCTACAAGCATTCAATATGACAAGAAAACATGAGTAAGCATGCATAAAAACATGCCTAGTGTATCAGGTAAGTCTCCTCAGTTAGGGATTGGTAAAGGAAATGGAATGGGTTTTTGAATTCTGAGCGCGCCAAGACAAGAAATTACTGCCGGAGGTTCTCCATCCCATGTCTGATGCTTTTGGATTAACTTCTTAACTGCAGTTACTGATAAAAAAGGAATCTTTTAACTGCTTATTTCTTCGGAAAATTTTGGATTATTCTGTGGTGTTTGCCtcgtaaataattttttattttcatttgctGAAAGCATAATTTTAATGATCTCTTTATGCCATTTGTTTTACAGCTAAGGAACTTGGTTTGGGCTACTTCAAAACATGATGTGTATCTTATATCGAACTACTCACTTATGCACTGGTCATCCATTTCCAACAACTTAACCGAAGTCCTTGATTTCTCTGGACATATAGCACCGTCAGAGGTAATCCAGAACACACTTAGTGACCTTCCTTTTGTATTTTAGTTTATAGTGTACCtgtagttcttcttcttcttcttcatgctGGTGTCATGTTTCCATGAAGAGGACTCTTATGTGTACGTATGTATTTGTTGAATTATTTCTTCCGTTAACATTGCGGTGGGATTTGAAAGAGTACCCATCTATCCCTCTTGAGTTTGGGTTTTCAAGATGTTtcctttttgtctttttaccCCTCCCTCAGGGTTGGAGGTGGAGGGTGCTTACCATCCGAGCACCCCGCTTGTCAAGATGTTTTCTTTGATTCCAATCAGATGTCAATATTAATTTGTCGTTTCTTCCCTTATTGATTATGTCTAACCTGCTCTTTTTGTTACTTTGGCCTCTAGAAACATGCAGGAAGTTTGTTAGAAGGTCTAACACAAACACAGATCAGCACAATGGCAGTGAAGAATCGCTTTGTTGTCGCAGGGGGCTTTCAAGGGGAACTAGTTTGTAAGGTTAGTTGGGTTTGTTTTGAGTTTCATCAAGAAGATATAATACAGTAAGTTTCCGgagaaaattcatgaaattaaagAGAGGAGGTGGAAGTCCCAGGTCTTCGGTCTGTTTCCACAATACGTCATGTTAACTTATTGGCAAGCGTATTCAAGTTTTTTCTGCTGTTGTTCATGAGCATTTTATTTCAACAACTTCCTATCTATTGATAGCTCAAGACTAGCAAGACTAggttaattaaatttcaatgaAATTGAATCTTTATACCGCATGCGCCTTTTGTCATTCCTTACTTAACTTACCTTTATATAATGCAGTGTTTGGACAAGCCAGGTATAAGCTTCTGCACAAGGACCACATATGAGGAAAATGCTATTACAAATGCTGTCGAGATATATGATAGCTTGAGGTAGTATGAATATAATATGAGTTGTTGGACTTGTTTGAAATTCAACTGATTAAACGTCTCAATTGTTTTGCAGCGGTGGGCTTCATTTTATGGCTGCTAATAATGATTGTGGTGTGAGAGAGTATGACATGGAGAAATTTCAGCTTATGAACTACTTCCGGTTCCCTTGGCCAGTGAACGTCAGTTTCTTATCTACCTTTTACtgctctttttgttctttcatttACCATTTATTTCTTATGGCCGGAAGGCAGGGTGTTGTAATTGACATCCCATCATAGGCCTGAACACACTTTTTTCTTAGTAAATAATTCGGATTTTTTGTGAAAATAGAAGATATTTGAGATTCATCTGTCTTTAAGTACTATTCGAAGATCGAACCTCTCAtgcattcataatttcatttatgCAGCATACTTCAATGAGCCCAGATAGCAAGATTCTTACTGTTGTTGGAGATGATCTCACTGGCTTACTTGTTGATTCTCAAAACGGAAAGGTATTAAATCGTTACCTTTAAAATCagatgtaatgaaaagtttCTCATCGTGTGGTTGCCTCGTATTTGTCGGTCCATTTCTTTACTGCATTTTTAGTGAGGTTAATATCGGCAAGAATTTATGAATCAATTGCAATGATTTTCACTTCTATTTTTCATGCAAGTCCTCCATTTTCTGATCCGATTAAATCTGTTCTAATCGAGGGTCTTTACTGTATCAGACGATTGGCTCAATTGTTGGTCATCTAGACTATTCTTTCGCGTCTGCCTGGCACCCTGATGGCCGTACCTTTGCCACTGGGAATCAAGACAAAACCTGTCGAATTTGGGACATGAGAAACCTGTCATCGCCAACAGCAGTGCTGAAAGGAAACATGGGTGCTGTCCGATCAATCCGTTACTCATCAGATGGGCGGTTCTTGGTGGTGGCTGAACCTGCAGATTTTGTCCACATTTACAATGCTGGAGGAGAGTACAGAAAACGTCAAGAAATTGACATGTTTGGCGAGATATCTGGTGTATCTCTGAGTCCAGACGATGAGTCTCTTTACATCGGTATCTGGGATCGAACATATGCAAGCTTGCTCCAATACAACCGAAGGCGTTCTTCCGTATATGTTGATCTGTTCACATAGACCTACTGATGGTTTGTTTCTTCACCGCGGGCCGATGTACCGGAGAAAATAGGCTGATGAAATCATGTTGAACTTTGAAACTTGGCTCAGTTTTTGGTCCTTAGTATACCATGTACAGTGTCCTTAAGAAAAATGCCTTACATATAGAGCCTTATTTCTAGTACTAGTATAGTTAGACTTCTCTGTGAACAGTCATTTTCTATTACAACATTTCGCTTTTGGTACGACTTTTCATGTTATATGGTATATTGTATGTCTTCTATAACAATATTTCGTTATAGCAACAAAAAAGTATCTTCATAAGCGATTGCGTTGTAGaacttatttttcttgaatttgtgCTTTTTATTGCTAGGGATGACGAAAATCGGCTTAATGAAAGCATAACTTACAAGACATCGCTCCGATACTTCTCCCATCCATCTCTATTCCCTCCTCGAATCATCCATACTCAACATACTTGATCTCACACATCCGCACTGAGACATTCGTGCATCTCTTCTTTATATGCTCGAATCGTTTCAATCTCACATTTCGTAACTCTGTCCTTCGCTAAGACCACTCTTAGTTTGTTACATATATCTTTCACTTGTGATCTAATTCATCTAGTAAAGTCTATACGTTCATCTCAAATCTTACCCTTATCGTaaagttgatttattttttcaaataaatatatattatgaaaataaattaagttggtttttcatctatataacctatcaattttgtcattacttaataataaaaaaaaaaattatttttttttataactaaatttgatttttaaatattaattaaaaaaaaatggatttgattttgtttttttatatttttgcacTCCAAATCTAACTCCACTCTCCATATAAAGTAGTCGAAGAAAATCAAAATAGGGTTTGGAAACCAGTTTCAAATAATTGTTGATTTCACCGGAGATAATTGGGGATTTTGCCGGAATAAGCTAGTGTACCGGCGGTTACCTGATTCCGGTTGCTTACGGTGAGGTGTTTTGCTTTGGTCTTCCAAGCTCCGACTGTCAAAATGGAAGAGTTGAAGCACAAGTCGAAGAGAGAGGACGAGTCGAAGAAGCGGCACCGTGATAAGGAGGATCgagatcgagagaagagggacAGAGAGCATCATCATCGTGATAAGAaggatcgagagagagagaaaagcaGTCGGTATGAAAGGGAGAAAAGTGCTGATAGAGATAGAGATAGAGATAGAGCAAAGCACAAGGATAGGCACAGTAGAGGAGATAAGGAGCGTGAAAAGAGCAGCAAGGTTCGTGATGATGATGAAAGACCTAGAGATAAAGTTAAAGAGCGAGAAAAGGATAAGGAAGACCGTGAagaacgagagagggagaaagagAGGGAAAGGGAGAAGGAGAGGGAACGCGAGAGGGAAAGGGAGAAGGAGAGGGAACGCGAGAGGGAAAGGGAGAAGGAGAGGGAACGCGAGAGGGAAAGGGAGAAGGAGAGGGAACGGGAGAGgaagagagatagagagaggaGAGAAAGGGAGAAGGAGAGGAATCGCGAAAAGGATAGACACCGGGAAGTATATGAAAAGGGGAGTGATGACGAAGTTGATACAAAGGATCGTGAAAGAAAGAGGCGAAAGAGGGATAATGATGATCATCATAAGGAGAGGGATCGTGAAAGGAGTAGCAAACCAAACAACAGGCTAAGGGAAGAGAGCACCGATGAAGTATCAGCTGAAAAGGATCAGAAGAGTCGAGAAGAGGATCTAGCTGAGGAGCAAAGGAAATTAGATGACGAGATGGAGAAGCGAAGGAGGAGAGTTCAGGAATGGCAAgagctaaaaagaaaaaaagaggagtCTGAGAGGGAGACACTTGGGGTTGATGCAGGTGCTGAAGAACCTAAGTTGGGCAAGACTTGGACATTGGATGGTGAGTCTGATGATGAAGATGCTGAGGGGAAAACTGGCATGGATATTGATAGGGATGATACTGGCAAGGTCATGGACGACGAAAATGGAGCTGGCAAGGTGGTTAGTTCTAGCATTGGATCTGATTCCCCTGTTATTCAGAATGGCGGTGATGGTTTAGTTGACGATGATGAGATTGACCCGTTGGATGCTTTTATGAACGATATGGTTTTGCCTGAAGTTGAGAAGCTTAACAAATCCGTAGTCAATAGTTTGGATGGTGAAAATTCCAGTATGAAAGAGAAAAATGGTCCGAGGAAGGAAGAAAAGCCTAAGATGAGCATGAAGAAAACCATGGGAAGAATTATCCCAGGTGAAGATTCGGATTCAGATTATGGGAACGTTGAGAATGATGAAGATCCTTTggaggaagaagatgatgaagaattTATGAAACGGGTGAAGAAAACCAAGGCGGAGAAACTATCATTGGTGGATCATTCGAAGATTGAATATCCTCCTTTCAGAAAGAACTTCTACATAGAAGTTAAGGAGATTTCAAGAATCAGTGCTGAAGAGGTTTCTGCTTACAGGAAACAACTGGAATTGAAGATCCATGGCAAGGATGTTCCGAAACCAATCAAAACATGGCATCAGACAGGACTGTCCTCCAAGATGCTAGACACTATTAAGAAACTGAATTATGAGAAACCCATGTCTATTCAAGCTCAGGCTCTGCCAGTAATTATGAGTGGCCGAGATTGTATTGGGATTGCTAAGACGGGTTCTGGTAAAACACTGGCATTTGTATTACCAATGCTGAGACATATTAAGGACCAGCCTCCTCTGATGTCTGGAGATGGTCCTATTGGGCTAATAATGGCCCCTACTAGAGAGCTTGTACAGCAAATTCATAGTGATATTAAGAAGTTTGCAAGAGTGATGGGTCTCACCTGTGTACCTGTGTATGGAGGTTCTGGTGTTGCTCAACAAATTAGTGAATTGAAACGAGGAGCCGAAATTGTTGTGTGCACTCCAGGTAGGATGATTGACATACTCTGTACAAGTGGTGGGAAGATTACAAATCTGCGAAGAGTCACATATTTGGTCATGGATGAAGCTGATCGGATGTTTGATATGGGATTTGAACCTCAGATCACAAGAATTGTCCAAAACACCAGGCCAGACCGTCAAACAGTCCTGTTCTCTGCAACTTTTCCTCGTCAGGTTGAAATACTAGCTCGTAAAGTGTTGAACAAGCCTGTTGAAATACAGGTAGGTGGTAGGAGTGTTGTGAACAAGGATATAACACAATTGGTTGAGGTGAGGCCAGAAAGTGATAGATTCCTCCGGCTTCTTGAGTTACTTGGTGAATGGTatgaaaaaggtaaaattttaatatttgttcacACACAGGAGAAATGTGATGCTTTATTTAAAGATTTGCTCAAGCATGGTTATCCCTGTCTCTCCCTTCATGGGGCTAAGGATCAGACTGATCGTGAGTCCACCATATCCGACTTTAAAAGTAATGTATGTAATTTGTTGATTGCTACTAGTATAGCAGCCAGGGGCTTAGATGTCAAGGAGCTTGAACTGGTAATCAATTATGATGTTCCAAACCATTATGAGGACTATGTTCATCGTGTTGGGCGGACTGGTCGAGCTGGTAAGAAAGGTTGTGCCATCACATTCATATCTGAAGATGATGCAAGATATGCACCTGATCTTCTAAAAGCTTTACAATTGTCGGAACAAGTTGTTCCAGATGACCTGAAAGCTCTTGCTGATAGTTTCATGGCAAAGGTTAATCAGGGACTTGAGCAAGCACATGGGACTGGTTATGGTGGTAGtggttttaaatttaatgaaGAAGAGGATGAAGTGAGAAGAGCAGCCAAGAAAGCACAGGCAAAGGAATATGGATTTGAGGAAGATAAATCAGATTCAGAGGATGAAGATGAAGGAATTAGAAAAGCAGGTGGTGACCTCTCTCAGCAGGCTGCTCTTGCTCAGGCTGCTGCTCTTGTTGCTGCTTCCAAAGCGAGTATGGCTTCAGCAGCAACTCCAGTTTCAGCTGGTCACCTTCTTCCCAATGGTGGATTACCTGTTGCATTGCCTGGTGTACTTGGTATTAATATACCCGGTGCAACAGCAGTTGCTGTTGGAAATGGACTATCAGTTGGCTCTAATGATGTGACAGCCAGAGCAACAGCATTGGCAGCTGCCTTGAACTTGCAGCATAACTTAGCAAAGATTCAGGCCGATGCAATGCCTGAACATTATGAAGCAGAATTAGAGATTAATGATTTTCCTCAAAATGCTCGTTGGAAGGTTACACACAAGGAGACGTTGGGTCCTATTTCTGAATGGACAGGAGCTGCCATCACCACTCGAGGACAGTATGTTCCACCTGGCAAGGTACCAGGGTTTGGGGAAAGGAAGCTGTACTTGTTCATCGAAGGCCCCACCGAGCAATCTGTCAAGAGAGCAAAAGCAGAGTTAAAACGTGTACTGGAGGACATTACCATGCAAGCATCATCACTTCCTGGTTCGGCTCAACCAGGCAGATACTCAGTTGTATAAGAATGAACACCGTTGTCATTATGATGTTACTTTTTATCTATTATCTTTTCCGAGCAAATTATTTCCTAAATTTTGTTACTCAATTTGGAGATGACTTACTTTGTAATGATATAAACAGGTTTAACTAGATACATGATTCTCAGTGATCATCGGCCATGGTTAGTTCCTCTCCTATATTATCTCATACCTGTTATCTGTATTACTTGATTCCTTTACTGATAGTATCATCAAAGCTGCTATTTGAATTGAAACTGCCACAGGGAGATTACATAGAGTTGCCCAGGAAGAAGCATGGTATTCAGTCACCCCGACTAATATCTTGTTAGGAAAGAaaccctgtggtaacttttgtaacacaattacttgaatttcctaTTTACTCATGTTATAGAGTAGCAGAATTGCTTGAATTCTATGCATGAGGAATCATCATATGCACAAGGTTGATGACGATTTTCATGATGGCATTGATCCATATACCTAATGGATCGTGAGACGACTACTAGAGCAAAGGTATATTGACTAGATTCAGTGTTGTCTTTCCATCTTCTTTGTGGATTTGGTAGTAAATGAAAACAGGTACTGACTTGActttttatatttctaaaatgTTAAAAACTTTACAAGTTTAAAATGTTAAACCTTCTGCTTGTAGATTCTCAGcaacactacaaaaaaaaaaaaaaaaaaaaaaaggaaagaaaatgtGAAATGCCTTTGGCTCTGTCTTGTCCAATGGATTATAAGCTTTGGTTTACTTGCTATAAAGAGACTGGAAGCTATCTCAATGCATCGATACGTTGTTTTTTTGTTAAGAGTACCCACTCCTGAAGACTATATACATCTTCCCCTTACAGGTTAGGCCTGTTGCCGAGAACGTGGTAAGAAGTTGTAAAAAGAAAAGCATGTACTGTTCAGAGTCATCTAGTGTCATTTGGTTAGTTGGTTAAACTGAATTTACATGCTCAACTCCCTTGTTTTAGATTCTACTATTTATGTACTATTTTTCTTTGAGGTTGAACGGTATGTGTCGTTCTGACTTGTTCTGCTGTTCTCATATTCATATccaagcaatggaagagaatggTCACAAGAACAACCTCCCAAGTTATGCTTCACAAAAGCCCCTGTGAAAACAACCTTCCTTTTCAATGGTGTACATCCTAGTGTATAAATTTGATGTTAGGTGTGTTATTATTCTCTTGCTGTGAATCCAGGTAAAAGTCATTGTAATTTGGTCAGTCCTCCTCTGCTGGAAAAGCCTTGTGCTTTCAATGCTTGGTAGAATATAGAATCAAGTGAATAGTGTATCTTTTCGATCAATGTTTTGTGCTtgtaagttgaaaaaaaatgtacaaTGAGGTTTTATATTGTATCCATTTATGGGATTGTACTTACTATTCACAACTTAGTTGATTTGACTCGACTTTCAAATCACTTGTATCGTATTCACGCGGTTTAGTgattaatgaaatgaaaataggtTGATAACGATAAATGTTAGTATTCACGCGGTTTAGTgattaatgaaatgaaaataggtTGATAACGATAAATGTTAGTGACGAATAATTCTAAAATTGCTGGCATACAGTATCACCCAAACAAATGGATATTTACGACAAATCAATTTTACTTATTGAACTTAGGTGTTTTATTATAATGAGAATAGGTACATTGAAtttatacatacatatcatatatgtatttatttttattagacgTAAACACTTGATTGAACTTAGGTGTTTTATTATAATGAGAATAGGTACATTGAAtttatacatacatatcatatatgtatttatttttattagacgTAAACACTTGATTGAACTTAGGTGTTTTATTATAATGAGAATAGGTACATTGAAtttatacatacatatcatatatgtatttatttttattagacgTAAACACTTGATACAAGTAAATTTTTATCATTACTttaaaagtgtatatatatatatatgattaggTAAACATTATTTTGCCGACCCAAAccaagaaaaaacaataaaattagcTACAAGTAGTGTATCATTTGCCCACTTTCCTCCACTAGTTATCCAAAATGCCCACCAAAGAGCACAACTCCTTTAAGATACCTTTTTCCCCTTGCCTAATAAACTTGTTTTGGTCAcagtttgtaaaaaaaaaaaattaaatgtttttgaataataacataaaaaattatttttttgaaaagatgaaaaaaataatttccttttaaaaatacTTGCAACAAATAAgatttctcaaaataattttttttatgtcgtGTAATTTGATTTTCCACCTCGGAATCCTCTTTTCTAGTTACTCTACccccaatttttatttatttgttgaaaaaaacTAAGAACTTGGCCAAGACAGGTTTATATATTTACCAAAACTACACACTTAGAGCTCACATAATCTTGTAAAAATGGCAACTTCAATTTTTCTCTCACACCCTTTTTCTCATTTATTATCAAAACACCATAAAATTCCAAGTCCTAAACAAACCATAGCCATAGCATATCACTCCACCAACAAACCCACCACCAAGACTCCATTTTTACCATTACCCACTTCCTTTTTTCCATTTCCCTCAAACCCCAGAAAGGAATTTTGGCCAATTTCAGTGGGAAGAACACAAACAGATGAAAAAGATGAAATCTTGGTGGTGGGTGAAGATTCTGCTGAATTTGAGTTATCCAAACAAAAGATTTCATCTTGGGTTTATTTTGCTGGGGTTCTTGGTGTTGTGCTTTATGTTCTTAATGTTGTTTGGATTGACAATTCTACTGGATTTGGAAAATCATTCATTGATTCTGTTTCTAGTATTTCAGATAGCCCTGAAGTGAGTATTTTTGcttaattactttttctgttctgtttttatttacttttgcTGAATTGAGTTTTGAGGTATTGCTTTTGATTATGTTCTTTACTTGGTAATAATAGTTGTATAAATTGTTAGAacagtaaaaaaaatgatatcttTTGTGAAAGGTATAACGCATAAATATGTCCTTTAACTTGGCATATCTGTGCCTCAAACTTTGGGCGTGCACA
Proteins encoded in this window:
- the LOC101255077 gene encoding uncharacterized WD repeat-containing protein C2A9.03; this translates as MSYQRAERLGYMNLDEEMADTMDEFEEVFYNEDPNLDDFEMVTEGTDTSAAQARKGKDIQGIPWERLNITRQSYRLTRLEQYRNYENIPLSGDAVDKECKQVKKGGNFYDFFYNTRLVKPTILHFQLRNLVWATSKHDVYLISNYSLMHWSSISNNLTEVLDFSGHIAPSEKHAGSLLEGLTQTQISTMAVKNRFVVAGGFQGELVCKCLDKPGISFCTRTTYEENAITNAVEIYDSLSGGLHFMAANNDCGVREYDMEKFQLMNYFRFPWPVNHTSMSPDSKILTVVGDDLTGLLVDSQNGKTIGSIVGHLDYSFASAWHPDGRTFATGNQDKTCRIWDMRNLSSPTAVLKGNMGAVRSIRYSSDGRFLVVAEPADFVHIYNAGGEYRKRQEIDMFGEISGVSLSPDDESLYIGIWDRTYASLLQYNRRRSSVYVDLFT
- the LOC138337026 gene encoding DEAD-box ATP-dependent RNA helicase 42, with the protein product MEELKHKSKREDESKKRHRDKEDRDREKRDREHHHRDKKDREREKSSRYEREKSADRDRDRDRAKHKDRHSRGDKEREKSSKVRDDDERPRDKVKEREKDKEDREEREREKEREREKEREREREREKEREREREREKEREREREREKERERERKRDRERREREKERNREKDRHREVYEKGSDDEVDTKDRERKRRKRDNDDHHKERDRERSSKPNNRLREESTDEVSAEKDQKSREEDLAEEQRKLDDEMEKRRRRVQEWQELKRKKEESERETLGVDAGAEEPKLGKTWTLDGESDDEDAEGKTGMDIDRDDTGKVMDDENGAGKVVSSSIGSDSPVIQNGGDGLVDDDEIDPLDAFMNDMVLPEVEKLNKSVVNSLDGENSSMKEKNGPRKEEKPKMSMKKTMGRIIPGEDSDSDYGNVENDEDPLEEEDDEEFMKRVKKTKAEKLSLVDHSKIEYPPFRKNFYIEVKEISRISAEEVSAYRKQLELKIHGKDVPKPIKTWHQTGLSSKMLDTIKKLNYEKPMSIQAQALPVIMSGRDCIGIAKTGSGKTLAFVLPMLRHIKDQPPLMSGDGPIGLIMAPTRELVQQIHSDIKKFARVMGLTCVPVYGGSGVAQQISELKRGAEIVVCTPGRMIDILCTSGGKITNLRRVTYLVMDEADRMFDMGFEPQITRIVQNTRPDRQTVLFSATFPRQVEILARKVLNKPVEIQVGGRSVVNKDITQLVEVRPESDRFLRLLELLGEWYEKGKILIFVHTQEKCDALFKDLLKHGYPCLSLHGAKDQTDRESTISDFKSNVCNLLIATSIAARGLDVKELELVINYDVPNHYEDYVHRVGRTGRAGKKGCAITFISEDDARYAPDLLKALQLSEQVVPDDLKALADSFMAKVNQGLEQAHGTGYGGSGFKFNEEEDEVRRAAKKAQAKEYGFEEDKSDSEDEDEGIRKAGGDLSQQAALAQAAALVAASKASMASAATPVSAGHLLPNGGLPVALPGVLGINIPGATAVAVGNGLSVGSNDVTARATALAAALNLQHNLAKIQADAMPEHYEAELEINDFPQNARWKVTHKETLGPISEWTGAAITTRGQYVPPGKVPGFGERKLYLFIEGPTEQSVKRAKAELKRVLEDITMQASSLPGSAQPGRYSVV